A section of the Paramisgurnus dabryanus chromosome 4, PD_genome_1.1, whole genome shotgun sequence genome encodes:
- the slkb gene encoding STE20-like kinase b, with product MSFFNFRKIFRLGSEKKKKQYDHVHRDTNPEEIWEIVGELGDGAFGKVYKAKNKQTGIFAAAKVIDTKSEDELEDYMVEIDILASCDHENIVKLLDAFYFEAKLWILIEFCGGGAVDAVMLELERPLTEPQIRVVCKQVLEALLYLHNNKVIHRDLKAGNILLTLDGDVKLADFGVSAKNTKTIQRRDSFIGTPYWMAPEVVMCETSKDRPYDYKADIWSLGVTLIELAQIEPPNHEMNPMRVLLKIAKADPPTLQQPSKWSPEFKDFLKHSLDKNVDNRWSTAQLLQHPFVSSVTDSRPLRELIAEAKADVEVTEEVEEVKEEEEEDDNDGSVILRGHKRASSDVSVGSSEDERLPQSPSILESVPEKIEEAATTKLPDDCVIIGEINKDETVKVAENHIQDVTAPEQAVDVSPKEPQETKADDEPEVVPPATPVDTIVHEEETPAKPEEAVKLSEVEQVEVHVEETPAKPNEDKPVEEVKESEVEQGDTLDGLKEIELAESKEPMGNGELIKEVPASDVSKLEKPIEETTKTDEVIKIVADVPSPTGSVEEEKVEEKEKSSMEDQETPVKRRYEKKEDSDSGISSAAESIDLNLSVSRFIKSKEPGSTARQDNKREKKTLKKTRKFMVDGVEVSVTTSKIITDNDTKSEEMRFLRRQELRELRLLQKEEQRAQQQLSNKLQQQKEQIYKRFEQEVTSKKRHYDTEVENLERQQKQKIERLEQDHTERLRDEAKRIKAEQEKELSKFQNTLKNRKKEEQEFLQKQQQDLDIALKKIIQQQKHELATIERDCLNHKQQLLRAREAAMWELEERQLQEKHQLLKQQLKDQYFMQRHQLLKRHEKEMEQMHRYNQRLIEELKTKQTQERTRLPKIQRSDGKTRMAMYKKSLRISVTAVTPDLERERVKQFAAQEEKRQKNERLHQLQKHENQMRDLQTQCDMNVKELQQLQNEKCHLLIEHETQKLKELDEEHSAELKDWRDKLKPRKMALEDEFARKLQEQEAFFKMTGESTCLNPSSQSRISKFYPVPAVQSTGF from the exons ATGTCCTTCTTTAATTTCCGAAAAATCTTTAGATTGGGCtcagagaagaagaaaaaaCAGTATGATCACGTGCACAGGGACACGAACCCGGAGGAAATTTGGGAGATCGTGGGAGAACTCGGGGATGGAGCTTTCGGGAAGGTGTACAAG GCTAAGAACAAGCAGACGGGCATCTTTGCTGCTGCGAAGGTGATTGACACCAAATCTGAAGATGAACTGGAAGATTATATGGTGGAGATCGACATCCTGGCATCATGCGATCATGAAAATATCGTCAAACTACTTGATGCTTTTTATTTTGAAGCCAAACTTTGG ATCTTGATCGAGTTTTGCGGCGGTGGAGCTGTAGATGCGGTTATGCTCG agCTTGAAAGGCCTCTAACAGAGCCGCAGATCCGGGTGGTGTGTAAACAGGTGTTGGAAGCTCTGCTGTATCTCCACAACAACAAAGTCATCCACAGAGACCTGAAGGCGGGTAACATACTGCTCACACTGGATGGAGATGTCAAACTGG CGGACTTTGGCGTTTctgccaaaaacacaaaaacaatccAGAGAAGAGACTCCTTCATTGGAACCCCTTATTG GATGGCCCCAGAGGTAGTGATGTGCGAGACGTCTAAGGACAGGCCGTATGACTATAAAGCTGATATTTGGTCTCTGGGAGTCACTTTGATCGAGTTGGCTCAGATTGAACCGCCCAACCATGAGATGAACCCAATGAGAGTTCTGCTGAAGATCGCCAAAGCTGATCCGCCCACCCTCCAACAACCTTCAAAATG GTCTCCCGAGTTTAAAGACTTCCTAAAGCACTCGCTGGATAAGAACGTAGACAACAGGTGGAGCACAGCCCAGCTTCTTCAG CACCCGTTTGTGAGTAGCGTGACTGACAGCCGGCCCTTGCGGGAGCTCATCGCCGAGGCCAAGGCGGATGTGGAGGTCACAGAAGAGGTAGAGGAGGTAaaggaggaagaagaggaagacGATAATGACGGAAGCGTG ATCCTTCGAGGACACAAGCGTGCATCGTCTGACGTTAGTGTCGGAAGCTCTGAAGATGAGAGGCTTCCACAATCGCCGTCCATCTTGGAGTCTGTTCCTGAGAAGATTGAGGAGGCTGCTACTACCAAACTACCAGATGATTGTGTTATAATtggagaaataaataaagatgaaactgtGAAGGTGGCAGAGAACCACATCCAGGACGTAACAGCCCCAGAACAAGCTGTAGATGTTTCTCCAAAGGAACCTCAGGAAACTAAAGCTGATGATGAACCAGAAGTTGTTCCCCCAGCGACGCCCGTGGACACGATAGTCCATGAAGAGGAGACACCAGCCAAACCTGAAGAAGCGGTGAAATTGTCAGAAGTTGAGCAGGTAGAGGTCCATGTAGAGGAGACACCAGCCAAACCTAATGAAGACAAACCTGTAGAAGAGGTGAAAGAGTCAGAAGTGGAGCAGGGAGATACTCTGGATGGTCTGAAAGAGATCGAACTTGCTGAAAGCAAAGAGCCGATGGGCAACGGTGAGCTCATAAAGGAAGTGCCTGCCTCAGATGTTTCCAAGTTAGAGAAACCAATAGAGGAAACCACTAAAACAGATGAGGTCATCAAGATTGTAGCTGATGTACCTAGCCCAACCGGTTCTGTGGAAGAAGAGAAGGTAGAGGAAAAGGAGAAATCATCAATGGAGGATCAAGAAACCCCTGTGAAACGCAGGTATGAGAAAAAGGAGGACTCGGATTCAGGAATTAGTTCTGCAGCTGAGAGCATAGACCTGAACTTATCCGTATCCCGCTTTATAAAATCCAAAGAGCCGGGATCCACCGCTCGGCAG GATAACAAGAGGGAGAAAAAAACACTGAAAAAGACTCGCAAGTTCATGGTGGACGGTGTGGAGGTCAGCGTGACCACATCTAAGATCATCACAGACAATGACACCAAAAGTGAGGAAATGAGGTTCCTCAG GCGTCAGGAGCTGAGAGAACTCCGACTTCTCCAGAAAGAGGAGCAGAGAGCTCAACAGCAGCTCAGCAATAAACTCCAACAACAGAAAGAGCAGATCTACAAACGCTTCGAACAGGAGGTCACG AGTAAGAAACGTCACTATGATACGGAGGTGGAGAATCTGGAGCGACAGCAGAAACAGAAGATCGAACGTCTGGAGCAGGACCACACCGAGCGTCTCCGAGACGAGGCCAAGAGAATCAAAGCTGAACAGGAGAAGGAGCTCTCCAAGTTCCAGAACACGCTGAAGAACCGCAAGAAAGAG GAGCAGGAGTTTCTTCAGAAGCAACAGCAGGACCTGGACATCGCCCTGAAGAAGATCATACAGCAACAAAAACATGAGCTGGCCACCATCGAGAGAGACTGCCTTAACCACAAACAGCAACTTTTGAGAG CACGTGAAGCAGCAATGTGGGAGCTTGAAGAGCGCCAACTACAGGAGAAACACCAGCTGCTCAAGCAGCAGCTTAAGGACCAGTACTTCATGCAAAGACACCAGCTGCTCAAAAGACACGAGAAG GAAATGGAGCAGATGCACAGATATAACCAACGTTTGATAGAAGAGTTAAAGACCAAACAGACTCAGGAGAGGACCAGACTGCCTAAGATTCAGCGCAGTGACGGCAAAACCCGTATGGCCATGTATAAAAAAAGTTTGCGTATCAGCGTCACGGCGGTCACACCCGACCTGGAGCGAGAGAGGGTTAAACAG TTTGCAGCACAAGAGGAGAAAAGACAAAAGAACGAGAGGCTTCATCAACTCCAGAAACACGAGAATCAGATGAGGGACCTACAGACGCAATGTGACATGAATGTCAAAGAACTCCAGCAGTTACAG AACGAGAAGTGCCATCTGCTCATCGAGCACGAGACTCAGAAGCTGAAGGAGCTGGATGAGGAACACAGTGCGGAGCTCAAGGACTGGAGAGATAAACTCAAACCCCGCAAGATG GCCCTTGAAGACGAGTTTGCTCGTAAGCTTCAGGAACAAGAAGCGTTCTTCAAAATGACCGGAGAGTCTACATGCCTTAACCCCTCCAGCCAGAGCCGAATCTCTAAGTTTTACCCTGTACCCGCCGTCCAATCCACAGGGTTTTAA